A genomic segment from Synchiropus splendidus isolate RoL2022-P1 chromosome 18, RoL_Sspl_1.0, whole genome shotgun sequence encodes:
- the pou6f1 gene encoding POU domain, class 6, transcription factor 1 → MMYGKSNVLRGICIPRMPLGARRSMSTSGSSVKNEPLTVNEQVIVMSGQETIRVLEVEVPPSLEVKSESKLERRVDPDKMDAVHTQAQAQDQAMAAVADTQVVSTEAPPMAIPTPTPPVPVSPTQAHTAAAAATPITVQSCPQVLTQESLASLMTGMLAQTNSLASPLLIPLSMAGSLGGQGALALLTLPNTNMATIQSLAAAVATPTSGLLKLPFSGLPGAAILNSVQNAQPLFQSLQSAGVQPQVSGAQLPVATTAPQPSISVAALPTAGLSINPAIISAASLGAQTPFLSSLTSTPIITNASMAGITGQIITNAQGQVVGTLPVLVNPASLTGGGAAPALPLQGLQVQTVAPQLLVNTQGHIIAAVGNGAAPSVATTAAVLPKTAAPPIPSKPSTQAMVTAVTQTPVAIAPNPAQKPGYSSGPLNLVDMVKAGELSKTQKLGSDEGINLEEIREFAKNFKIRRLSLGLTQTQVGQALTATEGPAYSQSAICRFEKLDITPKSAQKLKPVLEKWLAEAEHWNQKGQQDLMEFVGGEPSKKRKRRTSFTPQAIEVLNSYFEKNALPTGQEITQISRELNYDREVVRVWFCNRRQTLKNTSKINAFQVSL, encoded by the exons ATGATGTACGGAAAGTCTAATGTGCTTCGTGGAATCTGTATTCCCAGGATGCCGCTGGGCGCCAGACGAAGCATGAGCACCTCCGGTTCTTCTGTGAAAAATGAGCCACTGACGGTGAATGAGCAG GTGATAGTCATGTCGGGTCAGGAGACCATTCGTGTCCTGGAGGTGGAGGTGCCGCCATCGTTGGAAGTGAAGAGCGAGTCCAAGTTGGAGCGTCGGGTGGACCCTGACAAGATGGATGCTGTGCATACTCAGGCCCAGGCGCAGGACCAGGCCATGGCAGCAGTCG CTGACACGCAGGTGGTGTCAACAGAGGCTCCGCCCATGGCTATCCCAACTCCGACGCCCCCGGTTCCTGTGTCGCCCACTCAAGCGCacaccgctgctgctgcagccacgCCCATCACTGTCCAGAGCTGTCCACAG GTCCTGACCCAGGAGAGCCTGGCCTCCCTGATGACCGGCATGTTGGCCCAGACCAACTCTCTGGCGTCACCCCTCCTCATCCCTCTGAGCATGGCGGGCTCCCTGGGTGGTCAGGGGGCTCTGGCGCTTCTCACCCTGCCCAACACCAACATGGCCACCATCCAGAGCCTGGCCGCAGCTGTGGCCACGCCCACCAGCGGCCTGTTGAAGCTGCCGTTCAGCGGCCTGCCAG GTGCCGCCATCTTGAACTCGGTCCAGAACGCTCAGCCGCTGTTCCAGTCGCTGCAGAGCGCGGGCGTGCAGCCGCAGGTCAGTGGCGCTCAGCTCCCAGTTGCCACCACGGCACCTCAGCCCAGCATCTCTGTGGCGGCCCTGCCGACGGCCGGGCTGTCCATCAACCCAGCCATC ATCAGCGCCGCCTCGCTGGGAGCACAGACGCCGTTCCTCAGCTCGCTCACCTCAACCCCAATCATCACTAATGCCAGCATGGCGGGCATCACTGGGCAGATCATCACCAACGCCCAGGGCCAG GTTGTTGGGACATTGCCGGTGCTGGTAAACCCAGCCTCCCTGACTGGAGGTGGCGCGGCACCCGCCCTGCCTCTCCAGGGCCTTCAGGTGCAGACTGTGGCCCCCCAGCTGCTGGTCAACACTCAGGGCCACATCATCGCAGCAGTGGGCAACGGAGCTGCCCCCTCTGTGGCAACGACCGCTGCTGTCCTGCCCAAAACTGCCGCCCCACCCATCCCGTCCAAACCCAGCACACAG GCAATGGTCACGGCTGTCACTCAAACTCCGGTGGCCATTGCCCCAAACCCGGCTCAAAAGCCCGGCTACAGCAGCGGCCCGCTGAACCTGGTGGACATGGTGAAAGCGGGCGAGCTCAGCA AAACACAGAAACTTGGTTCGGACGAGGGGATCAACCTGGAGGAGATCCGCGAGTTTGCCAAGAATTTCAAGATCCGCCGGCTGTCCTTGGGACTGACCCAGACTCAGGTGGGCCAGGCGCTGACCGCCACCGAGGGTCCAGCCTACAGTCAGTCTGCCATCTGCAG ATTCGAGAAACTGGACATCACCCCCAAAAGTGCCCAGAAGCTGAAGCCGGTGCTGGAGAAGTGGCTGGCCGAGGCGGAGCACTGGAACCAGAAGGGCCAACAGGACCTGATGGAGTTTGTTGGTGGAGAACCATCAAAGAAGCGAAAGCGTCGCACCAGCTTCACGCCGCAGGCCATCGAAGTCCTCAACTCCTACTTCGAGAAGAACGCACTGCCCACCGGCCAGGAAATCACACAAATCTCACGGGAGCTTAATTATGACCGCGAAGTGGTCCGAGTTTGGTTCTGCAACCGGAGACAGACTCTGAAGAACACCAGCAAGATCAACGCTTTCCAGGTGTCGCTGTGA